From Streptomyces sp. NBC_00370, a single genomic window includes:
- a CDS encoding glycoside hydrolase family 3 protein, translating into MAGAPSTGADEARNDAVEAALGKLDLDAKTRLLAGQDQWSLPALPQIGLASLVMSDGPVGVRGVRWTADDPSVALPSPTALAAAWDPGLARRAGRLLAQEARRKGVHVLLAPTVNLHRSPLGGRHFEAYSEDPFLTGAIGTGYVQGVQDGGVGTTVKHFVANDAETDRFTVDNVVTPRPLRELYLAPFEAIVANAHPWGIMAAYNTVNGTSMTEHRYLQREVLRGEWGFDGYIVSDWLAARSTTGALIGGLDVAMPGPKTVYGPALAAAVRAGEVEEAAVDEAVRNVLRLAARVGVLDGAPAVVTEPPATVDGDALTREIARRSFVLVRNDVRDGRPALPLDPAAGTIALSGAAARDARILGGGSATVFPDHVVSPLDGLTAALPEGALTYTVGADPSTELAVAEKGFALAAVCTAADGRVLASDPLPNGRVQWVGSDLPDGVAFDELHTVEIRGTFTPRESGEHTFGTRGVGGLTLAVGGETVFEGEQGRGTDSDPFAAFFGTPTERARVELAAGVPVEVSLRDVVHKADDLPMAAVSFSLLHLGPQFDPDELIAEAVEAARAADTAVVVVATTDAVESEGFDRKDLKLPGRQDDLVRAVAAVNANTVVVVNTGSPVELPWRDDVAAVLLSWFPGQEGGAALADVLLGAEEPGGRLPTTWPAVLADAPVSDTTPTAEGELHYTEGVFIGYRAWERAGTTPAYPFGHGLGYTEWSYETIEATGTEVRVRLTNSGPRAGREVVQIYLAPVTSADGAPTVERPARWLAGFASVEAAPGESVEARIPLPRRAFEIWDEESGSWTYVAGRYEIQAARSVADRRLSAVVDTEA; encoded by the coding sequence GTGGCAGGCGCACCCAGCACAGGGGCCGACGAGGCACGTAACGACGCCGTGGAGGCGGCGCTCGGCAAGCTCGACCTGGACGCCAAGACACGGCTGCTCGCCGGGCAGGACCAGTGGTCCCTGCCGGCGCTTCCCCAGATCGGCCTCGCCTCACTGGTCATGTCCGACGGGCCCGTCGGGGTACGCGGCGTCCGCTGGACGGCCGACGACCCGTCCGTCGCGCTCCCCTCGCCGACCGCGCTCGCCGCGGCCTGGGACCCCGGTCTCGCCCGCCGGGCCGGCCGGCTGCTCGCCCAGGAGGCCCGCCGCAAGGGCGTGCACGTCCTGCTCGCGCCGACCGTCAACCTGCACCGCTCGCCGCTCGGCGGCCGGCACTTCGAGGCGTACAGCGAAGACCCCTTCCTCACCGGCGCGATCGGCACCGGCTACGTCCAAGGCGTGCAGGACGGCGGAGTCGGTACCACCGTCAAGCACTTCGTCGCCAACGACGCCGAGACGGACCGCTTCACGGTCGACAACGTCGTCACCCCCCGGCCGCTGCGCGAGCTGTACCTCGCGCCGTTCGAGGCGATCGTCGCCAACGCCCACCCCTGGGGCATCATGGCCGCGTACAACACGGTCAACGGCACGAGCATGACCGAGCACCGCTACCTCCAGCGTGAAGTCCTGCGCGGCGAATGGGGGTTCGACGGGTACATCGTCTCCGACTGGCTGGCGGCGCGCTCCACCACCGGCGCCCTCATCGGCGGCCTCGACGTCGCCATGCCGGGTCCCAAGACGGTGTACGGCCCCGCGCTCGCCGCCGCCGTCAGGGCCGGTGAGGTCGAAGAGGCGGCGGTCGACGAAGCCGTACGCAACGTCCTGCGGCTCGCCGCCCGCGTCGGCGTCCTGGACGGCGCACCCGCCGTCGTGACCGAGCCGCCCGCGACCGTCGACGGCGACGCGCTGACCCGCGAGATCGCCCGCCGCTCCTTCGTGCTCGTACGCAACGACGTACGGGACGGGCGCCCCGCGCTGCCGCTCGACCCGGCAGCCGGCACGATCGCCCTCAGCGGCGCCGCGGCGCGCGACGCCCGTATCCTCGGCGGCGGTTCGGCGACGGTCTTCCCCGACCATGTCGTCTCGCCGCTCGACGGGCTCACGGCCGCGCTGCCCGAAGGCGCCCTGACCTACACCGTCGGAGCCGACCCCAGCACCGAACTCGCCGTCGCCGAGAAGGGGTTCGCGCTGGCGGCCGTCTGCACGGCAGCCGACGGTCGGGTGCTGGCCAGTGACCCGCTGCCCAACGGCCGGGTCCAGTGGGTCGGCAGCGACCTGCCCGACGGCGTCGCGTTCGACGAGCTCCACACGGTCGAGATCCGCGGCACCTTCACCCCGCGCGAGAGCGGCGAGCACACCTTCGGTACCCGCGGCGTCGGCGGCCTCACGCTCGCCGTCGGCGGCGAGACCGTCTTCGAGGGAGAGCAGGGACGGGGCACCGACTCCGACCCGTTCGCCGCCTTCTTCGGCACGCCCACCGAGCGCGCCCGGGTCGAGCTGGCGGCGGGCGTGCCCGTCGAGGTCTCGCTGCGCGACGTCGTCCACAAGGCCGACGACCTCCCGATGGCCGCCGTCAGCTTCTCGCTGCTCCACCTCGGGCCGCAGTTCGACCCGGACGAGCTGATCGCCGAGGCCGTCGAGGCGGCCCGCGCCGCAGACACCGCTGTCGTCGTGGTCGCCACCACCGACGCCGTCGAGTCCGAGGGCTTCGACCGCAAGGACCTCAAGCTCCCGGGCCGCCAGGACGACCTCGTACGGGCCGTCGCCGCCGTCAACGCCAACACCGTCGTGGTCGTCAACACCGGCTCGCCCGTGGAGCTGCCGTGGCGCGACGACGTGGCGGCCGTCCTGCTGAGCTGGTTCCCCGGCCAGGAGGGCGGCGCTGCGCTCGCCGACGTCCTGCTCGGCGCCGAGGAGCCCGGCGGCCGGCTGCCGACCACCTGGCCCGCCGTGCTCGCCGACGCGCCCGTGTCGGACACCACCCCGACGGCCGAGGGCGAACTCCACTACACCGAGGGCGTCTTCATCGGCTACCGGGCCTGGGAGCGGGCCGGTACGACCCCCGCGTACCCGTTCGGCCACGGGCTCGGCTACACCGAGTGGAGCTACGAGACGATCGAGGCCACCGGCACCGAGGTGCGGGTGCGGCTGACCAACAGCGGGCCGCGCGCGGGCCGTGAGGTCGTCCAGATCTATCTCGCGCCCGTCACGAGCGCGGACGGCGCGCCGACGGTGGAGCGGCCCGCCCGCTGGCTGGCCGGGTTCGCCTCGGTCGAGGCGGCGCCGGGGGAGAGCGTCGAGGCGCGGATCCCGCTGCCGCGCAGGGCCTTCGAGATCTGGGACGAGGAGTCCGGTTCCTGGACGTACGTCGCGGGCAGATATGAGATCCAGGCCGCCCGTTCCGTCGCCGACCGCCGGTTGAGTGCCGTGGTGGATACCGAGGCATAG
- a CDS encoding DUF3145 domain-containing protein, which produces MTTRGVLYVHSAPRAMCPHIEWAVAGVLGLRVQLDWIRQPASPGTWRSEFSWQGRAGTASKLASALRGWQMLRFEVTAEPCPTAEGERYSATPDLGIFHAVTGMHGDILVPEDRLRAALARSQHGETQLEAEIAKLLGKPWDDELEPFRYAGEGAPVRWLHQVV; this is translated from the coding sequence GTGACGACACGTGGAGTTCTGTACGTTCACTCCGCACCACGCGCGATGTGCCCGCACATCGAATGGGCGGTAGCAGGCGTGCTCGGCCTGCGGGTCCAGCTCGACTGGATCCGCCAGCCCGCGTCCCCCGGCACCTGGAGATCCGAGTTCTCCTGGCAGGGCCGGGCGGGCACCGCGTCCAAACTCGCGTCCGCCCTGCGCGGCTGGCAGATGCTGCGCTTCGAGGTGACGGCCGAGCCCTGCCCCACCGCCGAGGGCGAGCGCTACAGCGCCACGCCCGACCTGGGCATCTTCCACGCCGTCACCGGGATGCACGGCGACATCCTGGTCCCCGAGGACCGGCTGCGCGCCGCCCTCGCCCGCTCGCAGCACGGTGAGACGCAGCTGGAGGCGGAGATCGCCAAGCTGCTCGGCAAACCGTGGGACGACGAGCTGGAGCCCTTCCGCTACGCCGGTGAGGGCGCCCCGGTCCGCTGGCTGCACCAGGTCGTCTGA
- a CDS encoding aldose epimerase family protein yields MTDIRREEAGTTADSTPVHAWTLERAGTRVRLLTYGGVIQSLQVPGRDGTRADVVLGLPALADYLTSSGPYFGALIGRYANRIGGAAFTLDGRTYRLPANDGDNCLHGGGYGFDRRVWDAEPVEDGVRLSRTSPDGEEGFPGRLDVSAAYTLTAAGALRIDYRAVTDAPTPVCLTNHTYWNLGGAGSGPAGGHELRIAAGHITPVGPGTVPTGELTPVGGTRFDFREARAVGQGYDHNFVLDTAGPDEVAAELYDPVSGRLLIVTTTEPGMQLYTGDSFDGKPFGPGDGVALETQHFPDSPNRPEFPATVLRPGEVYTSSTTYAFGIR; encoded by the coding sequence GTGACTGACATACGCCGCGAAGAAGCCGGTACGACGGCCGACTCCACCCCTGTCCACGCCTGGACGCTGGAGCGGGCCGGTACCCGGGTCAGGCTGCTGACGTACGGCGGTGTCATCCAGTCGCTCCAGGTGCCCGGCCGGGACGGTACGCGGGCGGACGTGGTGCTGGGGCTGCCCGCCCTGGCGGACTATCTGACGTCCAGCGGCCCGTACTTCGGCGCGCTGATCGGCCGGTACGCGAACCGGATCGGGGGCGCGGCCTTCACCCTGGACGGCCGGACGTACCGGCTGCCGGCCAACGACGGGGACAACTGCCTGCACGGCGGCGGGTACGGCTTCGACCGGCGGGTGTGGGACGCGGAGCCCGTCGAGGACGGCGTGCGGCTGTCCCGGACCAGCCCGGACGGCGAGGAGGGCTTCCCCGGCCGGCTGGACGTATCGGCGGCGTACACGCTGACGGCCGCGGGGGCGCTGCGGATCGACTACCGGGCGGTGACGGACGCGCCGACGCCGGTCTGTCTGACCAACCACACGTACTGGAACCTCGGCGGCGCCGGCAGCGGCCCCGCGGGCGGCCATGAACTGCGCATCGCCGCCGGGCACATCACGCCGGTGGGCCCGGGTACCGTCCCGACGGGCGAGCTGACGCCGGTCGGCGGGACCCGGTTCGACTTCCGCGAGGCGCGGGCCGTGGGCCAGGGGTACGACCACAACTTCGTGCTGGACACCGCGGGTCCCGACGAGGTGGCGGCCGAGCTGTACGACCCGGTCTCGGGGCGGCTGCTGATCGTGACCACGACCGAGCCGGGGATGCAGCTGTACACCGGCGACAGCTTCGACGGGAAGCCGTTCGGGCCGGGTGACGGTGTCGCGCTGGAGACACAGCACTTCCCCGACTCGCCCAACCGCCCGGAGTTCCCCGCCACGGTGCTGCGGCCGGGCGAGGTGTACACGTCCTCGACGACGTACGCCTTCGGGATCCGCTGA
- a CDS encoding organic hydroperoxide resistance protein, giving the protein MSIQNIDVLYTATATAENGRDGRVASDDGNLDVTVNPPKSMGGSGAGTNPEQLFAAGYSACFQSALGVVARQEKADIKGSTVTAKVSIGKTDAGGFGLAVELIGSFPTLDEATAKDLLEKAHQVCPYSNATRGNIKVDLSVA; this is encoded by the coding sequence ATGAGCATCCAGAACATCGACGTGCTGTACACCGCGACCGCCACGGCGGAGAACGGCCGTGACGGCCGGGTCGCCAGTGACGACGGCAACCTCGACGTGACCGTCAACCCCCCGAAGTCGATGGGCGGCAGCGGCGCGGGCACCAACCCCGAGCAGCTGTTCGCGGCCGGCTACAGCGCCTGCTTCCAGAGCGCGCTCGGCGTCGTCGCCCGCCAGGAGAAGGCCGACATCAAGGGGTCGACCGTGACCGCCAAGGTCAGCATCGGCAAGACCGACGCCGGCGGCTTCGGCCTCGCGGTCGAGCTGATCGGTTCCTTCCCGACGCTCGACGAGGCCACGGCCAAGGACCTGCTGGAGAAGGCGCACCAGGTGTGCCCGTACTCGAACGCGACCCGCGGCAACATCAAGGTCGACCTCTCCGTCGCCTGA
- a CDS encoding acyl carrier protein, with translation MAATQEEIVSGLAEIVNEIAGIPVEDVQLDKSFTDDLDVDSLSMVEVVVAAEERFDVKIPDDDVKNLKTVGDAADYIAKHQD, from the coding sequence CAGGAAGAGATCGTCAGCGGTCTCGCCGAGATCGTGAACGAGATCGCCGGTATCCCGGTCGAGGACGTCCAGCTGGACAAGTCCTTCACCGACGACCTGGACGTCGACTCGCTGTCCATGGTCGAGGTCGTCGTCGCCGCCGAAGAGCGCTTCGACGTCAAGATCCCGGACGACGACGTCAAGAACCTCAAGACGGTCGGCGATGCTGCCGATTACATCGCCAAGCACCAGGACTGA
- a CDS encoding NAD(P)-dependent oxidoreductase: MAEHSTVAVLGTGIMGTAIAHNLLRTGHTVRVWNRTAAKAEPLAAEGAELAATAAEAVTGADTVITTLYDGPAALEAATAAAPGLRPGAVWLQATTVDLGSVTELAELARQAGVLFVDSPVLGTKGPAEAGQLTVLAAGPEEARAKVGSVLEAIGQRTIWVADDATTAAATRLKLVCNNWVLALTHGTAETLGLAKGLGVDPQSFFDAVAGGGIDCGYLHIKSDVILSDGYEPPSFALSTAAKDARLIVEAAEAADVRMDLTAAGAERFRRAEEQGHGDKDMAASYFASFD, encoded by the coding sequence ATGGCTGAACATTCGACAGTAGCTGTCCTCGGTACCGGCATCATGGGCACGGCGATCGCCCACAACCTGCTCCGTACCGGCCACACCGTACGGGTCTGGAACCGCACCGCCGCCAAGGCCGAGCCGCTGGCCGCCGAAGGCGCCGAACTCGCCGCGACCGCGGCGGAGGCCGTGACCGGCGCCGACACCGTCATCACCACGCTGTACGACGGCCCCGCGGCCCTGGAGGCCGCCACGGCCGCGGCGCCGGGGCTGCGGCCCGGCGCCGTCTGGCTGCAGGCCACCACCGTCGACCTCGGCTCCGTCACTGAGCTGGCCGAGCTGGCCCGGCAGGCGGGCGTCCTGTTCGTCGACTCCCCGGTGCTCGGCACGAAGGGCCCCGCCGAGGCTGGACAGCTGACGGTGCTCGCCGCGGGCCCCGAGGAGGCGCGCGCCAAGGTCGGCTCCGTACTCGAAGCGATCGGCCAGCGCACGATCTGGGTCGCCGACGACGCCACGACGGCGGCGGCCACCCGGCTCAAGCTCGTCTGCAACAACTGGGTGCTGGCCCTCACCCACGGCACGGCCGAGACGCTGGGCCTCGCGAAGGGGCTCGGCGTCGACCCGCAGAGCTTCTTCGACGCGGTCGCCGGCGGGGGCATCGACTGCGGCTATCTCCACATCAAGTCCGACGTGATCCTGTCCGACGGCTACGAGCCGCCGAGCTTCGCCCTCTCCACGGCCGCCAAGGACGCGCGGCTGATCGTCGAGGCGGCGGAAGCGGCGGACGTACGGATGGACCTCACGGCGGCGGGCGCCGAACGCTTCCGCCGCGCCGAGGAACAGGGCCACGGCGACAAGGACATGGCGGCCTCGTACTTCGCCAGCTTCGACTAG
- a CDS encoding TetR/AcrR family transcriptional regulator, with the protein MARARTEERRAEILRAALEVIAERGYRGTTLGAVAERVGLTQQGLLHHFPTKEALLVAVLEDRDTWDTGGGGSDRKGWRLELLTSLVDYNAMRPGIVQTFSALLGESVTEDHPARDFFTHRYDQVRGNMTAVLRDEFGDRLPGGLTPEQAAPLLTAVMDGLQYQWLLDPDSVDMPGAFRDFLTLLRAGGSGPAA; encoded by the coding sequence ATGGCGAGAGCCAGGACTGAGGAGCGGCGCGCCGAGATCCTCCGCGCGGCCTTGGAGGTGATCGCCGAGCGCGGCTACCGGGGCACCACGCTGGGCGCTGTCGCCGAGCGGGTGGGCCTCACCCAGCAGGGGCTGCTGCACCACTTCCCCACCAAGGAGGCCCTGCTGGTCGCGGTCCTGGAGGACCGGGACACCTGGGACACGGGGGGCGGCGGCAGCGACCGCAAGGGGTGGCGGCTCGAACTGCTCACCTCACTGGTGGACTACAACGCGATGCGGCCCGGCATCGTGCAGACCTTCTCCGCGCTCCTCGGCGAGTCCGTCACGGAGGACCACCCGGCGCGGGACTTCTTCACGCACCGCTACGACCAGGTGCGGGGCAACATGACGGCGGTGTTGCGCGACGAGTTCGGCGACCGGCTGCCGGGCGGACTGACCCCGGAGCAGGCGGCGCCGCTGCTGACGGCGGTGATGGACGGGCTTCAGTACCAGTGGCTGCTGGACCCGGACTCGGTGGACATGCCGGGCGCGTTCCGCGACTTCCTCACCCTGCTGCGGGCGGGAGGTTCAGGGCCTGCGGCGTGA
- a CDS encoding SGNH/GDSL hydrolase family protein produces the protein MGVGRRKGRVRFCAATVVTAAVLAGSGALAGCGSSGGPPDGGASRRASPAPKPVPVWNRSPRSVAAVGDSITRGFDACVPFSDCPEVSWATGTDSGVDSLATRLVGAPTAAKRSWNEARSGARMADLPGQMAQAARRVPDLVTVMVGANDACQDSVDLMTPVADFRTSFTAAMRRLRTGAPKAQVYVSSVPDLKRLWSTGRDNPLGRQIWKLGICASMLGDAQDDGAAAQRRRETVYDRVVAYNGVLKDVCAKDVRCRYDGGAVFDFRFTGEQLSPWDWFHPSKDGQGELAEIAYRNVTALRAPA, from the coding sequence ATGGGGGTAGGACGCCGGAAGGGCCGGGTACGGTTCTGCGCCGCGACGGTCGTGACAGCGGCCGTGCTCGCGGGCAGCGGGGCGCTGGCCGGCTGTGGCTCGTCCGGGGGACCGCCGGACGGCGGTGCGTCGAGGCGGGCAAGCCCGGCGCCGAAGCCCGTCCCGGTCTGGAACCGCAGCCCGCGCTCGGTGGCCGCGGTCGGCGATTCGATCACCCGTGGTTTCGACGCGTGTGTGCCGTTCAGCGACTGCCCCGAGGTGTCCTGGGCGACCGGCACGGACAGCGGTGTGGACAGCCTCGCCACCCGGCTCGTCGGCGCGCCGACCGCCGCGAAACGCAGCTGGAACGAGGCGCGGTCGGGGGCCCGGATGGCGGATCTGCCGGGCCAGATGGCGCAAGCGGCGCGGCGCGTGCCGGATCTGGTGACGGTCATGGTCGGCGCCAACGACGCCTGTCAGGACTCGGTGGACCTGATGACGCCGGTGGCCGACTTCCGTACGTCGTTCACCGCCGCCATGCGCCGGCTGCGGACCGGCGCCCCCAAGGCGCAGGTGTACGTGTCGAGCGTGCCCGACCTGAAGCGGCTGTGGTCGACGGGGCGTGACAACCCGCTGGGCCGGCAGATCTGGAAGCTGGGGATCTGCGCGTCGATGCTCGGCGATGCGCAGGACGACGGCGCGGCGGCGCAGCGCCGCAGGGAGACGGTGTACGACCGGGTCGTGGCGTACAACGGCGTGCTGAAGGACGTGTGCGCGAAGGATGTGCGCTGCCGCTACGACGGCGGGGCGGTCTTCGACTTCCGGTTCACCGGCGAGCAGCTGAGCCCGTGGGACTGGTTCCATCCCAGCAAGGACGGCCAGGGCGAGCTGGCGGAGATCGCGTACCGCAATGTCACCGCTCTCAGAGCCCCGGCGTAG
- the fabF gene encoding beta-ketoacyl-ACP synthase II, translated as MSPTNRTVVVTGIGATTPLGGDSASTWEGLLAGRSGARTIEDERFADLPVRFAALAAVDPGDVLPRPLARRLDRSAQFALIAAREAWADAGYTGKAGEDAAVDPDRLGTVVASGIGGVITLLDQYDVLREKGARRVSPHTVPMLMPNGPSANVSIEVGARAGAHTPVSACASGAEAVGYAVEMIRTGRADVVVAGGTEACIHPLPVAAFASMMAMSKNNDNPTVASRPYDKSRDGFVIGEGAGIVILESAEHAAARGAKVYCEILGQGVSSDAHHIAQPEPTGRGIAKALENLLASTDLKPAEVVHLNAHATSTPQGDIAEIRALRQVLGDDLDHVAVSATKSMTGHLLGGAGGIETVATVLALHHRTAPPTINIDELDEEVEADIVRDKPRALPSGTIGAINNSFGFGGHNVVVAFRTV; from the coding sequence GTGAGCCCGACCAATCGCACCGTGGTCGTCACCGGTATCGGCGCAACCACACCACTGGGTGGCGACAGCGCATCGACCTGGGAAGGTCTCCTCGCGGGCCGCTCAGGCGCCCGCACGATCGAGGACGAGCGGTTCGCCGACCTGCCGGTACGGTTCGCCGCCCTCGCCGCGGTCGACCCCGGTGACGTCCTGCCGCGCCCGCTCGCCCGCCGACTGGACCGCTCGGCGCAGTTCGCGCTGATCGCGGCCCGTGAGGCGTGGGCGGACGCCGGTTACACGGGCAAGGCCGGTGAGGACGCCGCTGTCGACCCCGACCGGCTCGGTACCGTCGTCGCCTCCGGCATCGGCGGTGTGATCACGCTGCTCGACCAGTACGACGTACTGCGCGAGAAGGGCGCACGCCGCGTCTCCCCGCACACCGTGCCGATGCTGATGCCGAACGGCCCCTCGGCCAACGTCTCCATCGAGGTGGGGGCCCGCGCGGGCGCACACACTCCCGTCTCCGCCTGCGCCTCGGGCGCCGAGGCGGTCGGGTACGCCGTCGAGATGATCCGTACCGGCCGCGCCGACGTGGTCGTCGCCGGCGGCACGGAGGCGTGCATCCACCCGCTGCCCGTCGCCGCCTTCGCCAGCATGATGGCCATGTCGAAGAACAACGACAACCCGACGGTGGCCTCCCGCCCGTACGACAAGAGCCGTGACGGCTTCGTCATCGGTGAGGGCGCCGGGATCGTCATCCTGGAGTCGGCCGAGCACGCGGCGGCGCGCGGCGCGAAGGTCTACTGCGAGATCCTCGGCCAGGGCGTCTCCTCGGACGCGCACCACATCGCGCAGCCCGAGCCGACCGGCCGCGGCATCGCCAAGGCGCTGGAGAACCTGCTGGCTTCGACCGACCTCAAGCCGGCCGAGGTCGTCCACCTCAACGCGCACGCCACCTCGACCCCGCAGGGCGACATCGCGGAGATCAGGGCGCTGCGCCAGGTGCTGGGCGACGACCTGGACCATGTGGCCGTCTCGGCGACGAAGTCGATGACGGGCCATCTGCTGGGCGGCGCCGGCGGTATCGAGACGGTGGCGACGGTCCTCGCGCTGCACCACCGCACCGCTCCCCCGACGATCAACATCGACGAGCTCGACGAAGAGGTGGAGGCGGACATCGTCCGCGACAAGCCCCGCGCGCTCCCTTCGGGCACGATCGGCGCGATCAACAACTCGTTCGGCTTCGGCGGCCACAACGTGGTCGTGGCGTTCCGTACGGTCTGA
- a CDS encoding EI24 domain-containing protein, producing the protein MHDLGAGFGYLMKGQRWVLGHGRWFGFGLLPGLVTLVLYAGALIGLVYGADDLAAWATPFADDWSSPWQGLFRDAFTVLIFALVLFLLVVTFTAVTLLVGQPFYESLSEAVDRAEGGDVPESGPFWRELWISARDSLRILVRVALYGILFFGLGFIPVVGQTVVPAIGFCVSGFFLAEELTAVALQRRRIELRERLRMLRGRRMLTLGFGVPLTLAFLVPVVAVFLMPGAVAGATLLARRLTGETSEGDPARGETSAGEPAPGTAPAAGAPVTPQALNLPPAAG; encoded by the coding sequence ATGCATGATCTCGGGGCGGGTTTCGGGTACTTGATGAAGGGCCAGCGCTGGGTCCTCGGCCACGGCCGGTGGTTCGGCTTCGGCCTGCTGCCCGGTCTGGTCACGCTCGTGCTGTACGCGGGCGCCCTGATCGGGCTCGTCTACGGCGCCGACGACCTGGCGGCCTGGGCCACGCCCTTCGCCGACGACTGGTCGTCGCCCTGGCAGGGCCTGTTCCGTGACGCCTTCACCGTGCTGATCTTCGCCCTCGTCCTGTTCCTCCTCGTGGTGACCTTCACCGCGGTCACGCTGCTGGTCGGCCAGCCCTTCTACGAGTCGCTGTCCGAGGCCGTCGACCGCGCCGAGGGCGGCGACGTGCCCGAGTCGGGGCCGTTCTGGCGGGAGTTGTGGATCTCGGCGCGGGACAGCCTGCGCATCCTGGTCCGGGTCGCGCTCTACGGCATCCTGTTCTTCGGCCTCGGCTTCATCCCCGTCGTCGGCCAGACCGTCGTCCCCGCGATCGGCTTCTGCGTCTCGGGCTTCTTCCTCGCCGAGGAGCTGACCGCCGTCGCGCTCCAGCGCCGCAGGATCGAGCTGCGGGAACGGCTCCGGATGCTCCGGGGTCGCCGGATGCTCACCCTCGGCTTCGGCGTCCCGCTGACGCTCGCCTTCCTCGTCCCGGTCGTCGCGGTCTTCCTGATGCCCGGCGCCGTGGCGGGAGCCACCCTCCTCGCGCGCCGTCTGACCGGCGAGACGTCCGAAGGCGACCCCGCGCGCGGCGAGACGTCCGCCGGCGAGCCCGCGCCCGGCACGGCGCCCGCCGCCGGCGCCCCCGTCACGCCGCAGGCCCTGAACCTCCCGCCCGCAGCAGGGTGA